The proteins below come from a single Afipia felis ATCC 53690 genomic window:
- a CDS encoding NTP transferase domain-containing protein has protein sequence MKFGPVSPKEAIGGVAVHAIRQSSFTLKKGTLITPVEAEALEQAGIKQIVVARLEDGDVSEDAAAAGIARMIAGEGIQVEKAFTGRCNLFAAHPGILVIDRDAVDELNRVDESITFATLPAFKAVAEGEMIATVKLIPFGIEQAVYDKAVDAAKQRQIKIMPFSVKRVGVVSTMLPGLAPKVIDKTVQVTKERLARAGASIIAERRVQHSEPALKAAVEELLGLGSELVLIFGASAIADRRDIIPSAVEKAGGKVEHFGMPVDPGNLLLVARIGDVPVLGAPGCARSPKENGFDWVLMRLLASLKVTRKEITAMGVGGLLMEIISRPQSREPEKEVIETDVTAIILAAGRSTRMGGPNKLLAKIGGKPLVRIAAEQALASRAESVVVVTGHQHEQIEEALQGLDVTFVHNPDYAEGLATSLKSGINAVPASSGAAIVCLGDMPLVGSGLIDRLIEAYAPERDGLIAIPVADGRRGNPVLWSRKLFKELLALEGDIGARHVVQKYAEMVVEVPATGVSAFLDVDTPDVLAKLLAKR, from the coding sequence ATGAAATTCGGACCCGTTTCGCCCAAGGAAGCCATCGGCGGTGTTGCCGTTCATGCGATCCGGCAGAGCTCTTTTACTCTGAAGAAGGGTACGCTGATTACGCCCGTCGAAGCAGAGGCGCTGGAGCAGGCGGGCATCAAGCAGATCGTGGTGGCGCGCCTCGAAGACGGAGACGTCTCGGAAGACGCTGCTGCCGCGGGCATCGCGCGGATGATCGCGGGCGAAGGTATTCAGGTCGAGAAGGCGTTTACCGGCCGCTGCAATCTGTTCGCCGCGCATCCCGGAATTCTCGTGATTGACCGCGATGCTGTCGATGAACTCAACCGTGTCGATGAATCGATCACCTTCGCCACGCTGCCGGCCTTCAAGGCTGTCGCAGAAGGCGAGATGATCGCGACCGTGAAACTCATTCCGTTTGGAATCGAGCAAGCCGTTTACGACAAGGCGGTGGACGCCGCGAAGCAGCGCCAGATCAAAATCATGCCGTTCTCCGTCAAGCGGGTCGGCGTGGTGTCGACGATGCTGCCGGGTCTCGCGCCCAAGGTGATCGACAAGACGGTGCAGGTGACAAAGGAGCGGCTCGCCCGCGCGGGAGCGTCGATCATCGCCGAGCGGCGCGTCCAGCATAGTGAACCTGCGCTCAAGGCTGCAGTCGAGGAATTGCTGGGTCTTGGCTCCGAGCTGGTCCTGATTTTCGGCGCGTCCGCCATCGCGGATAGGCGCGACATCATTCCGTCCGCGGTCGAGAAAGCCGGCGGCAAGGTCGAGCATTTCGGCATGCCGGTCGACCCGGGTAATCTCCTTCTGGTGGCGCGTATCGGCGACGTGCCGGTGCTCGGCGCGCCGGGATGCGCCCGTTCGCCGAAGGAGAACGGCTTCGACTGGGTGCTGATGCGGCTTCTCGCCAGCCTCAAGGTCACGCGCAAGGAAATCACCGCGATGGGCGTGGGAGGGTTGCTGATGGAAATCATTTCGCGGCCTCAGTCTCGCGAGCCGGAAAAGGAAGTCATCGAGACCGACGTTACCGCTATTATCCTCGCCGCTGGTCGCTCGACGCGCATGGGCGGGCCGAACAAGCTGCTCGCCAAGATCGGCGGCAAACCGTTGGTCCGCATCGCGGCCGAACAGGCGCTGGCCTCGCGGGCGGAATCCGTCGTCGTCGTGACCGGCCATCAGCACGAGCAGATCGAGGAAGCCTTGCAGGGTCTCGACGTGACGTTCGTGCATAATCCTGATTATGCCGAAGGGCTCGCGACCTCGCTCAAATCCGGCATCAATGCTGTGCCTGCTTCCAGCGGCGCGGCGATCGTTTGCCTGGGCGACATGCCGCTCGTCGGCAGCGGTCTGATCGACCGGCTGATCGAGGCTTATGCGCCGGAGCGCGACGGCCTGATCGCCATTCCGGTGGCGGACGGCCGCCGTGGCAATCCGGTGCTGTGGTCACGCAAGCTGTTCAAGGAATTGCTGGCGCTCGAAGGCGATATTGGCGCGCGCCATGTCGTTCAAAAATATGCCGAAATGGTCGTCGAAGTCCCGGCGACCGGCGTCAGCGCTTTCCTCGATGTCGATACCCCCGACGTGCTGGCGAAGCTGCTGGCGAAGCGGTGA
- a CDS encoding P1 family peptidase gives MKNLLTDIEGIKVGHAHDETLASGATAILFDTPAVAALDIRGGGPGTRDSALLDLANTVERIDGLALSGGSAFGLETGGGVQAWLAEQGRGFAIGDARVPIVPGAVVFDLLNGGNKKWGRFAPYRDFGFTAATNATDGMFALGNAGAGYGGTTANFKGGLGSASATTLGGIKVAALAVVNAVGSITVGDGPWFWSAPFEQNGEFGGRGLPQSFTPDMLAPRLKGADRANAGENTTLVVVATDAALTKPQARRLAMLAQTGFARAIYPAHAPLDGDIVFAVSLGDKPVDPLYGLTQLGMEAANVVARAIARGVYEGRALPFADALPAWRDRYGD, from the coding sequence ATGAAGAACCTGCTCACCGATATCGAGGGCATTAAAGTCGGCCACGCGCATGACGAGACTCTCGCGTCCGGCGCAACCGCGATCCTGTTCGACACGCCTGCTGTCGCCGCACTGGACATTCGCGGCGGCGGGCCCGGCACACGCGACAGCGCGCTGCTCGATCTTGCCAATACGGTGGAGCGGATTGACGGGCTGGCCCTCTCCGGCGGTTCGGCCTTCGGGCTCGAGACCGGCGGCGGCGTCCAAGCATGGCTCGCCGAACAAGGACGCGGCTTCGCCATCGGTGACGCGCGCGTACCGATCGTGCCGGGTGCCGTGGTGTTCGATCTTCTCAATGGCGGCAACAAGAAATGGGGCCGCTTCGCGCCCTATCGCGATTTCGGCTTCACCGCAGCGACGAACGCGACGGATGGCATGTTCGCGCTCGGCAACGCCGGCGCCGGTTACGGCGGGACCACCGCGAATTTCAAAGGCGGACTGGGCTCCGCGTCCGCGACCACGCTCGGCGGCATCAAGGTCGCAGCACTGGCCGTGGTCAACGCAGTTGGCAGCATCACTGTCGGAGACGGCCCGTGGTTCTGGTCCGCACCGTTCGAACAGAATGGCGAATTCGGCGGCCGCGGCCTGCCGCAGAGCTTCACGCCGGACATGCTTGCGCCACGCCTGAAGGGCGCAGACCGTGCCAACGCCGGTGAAAACACCACGCTTGTCGTCGTCGCAACCGATGCAGCCCTGACCAAGCCGCAGGCACGACGGCTTGCGATGCTTGCCCAGACCGGTTTTGCACGCGCGATCTATCCTGCCCATGCCCCGCTCGACGGTGACATCGTGTTCGCCGTCTCGCTCGGCGACAAGCCGGTTGATCCGCTTTACGGGCTGACGCAACTTGGGATGGAAGCGGCCAACGTCGTCGCGCGCGCCATTGCCCGCGGTGTCTATGAGGGGCGTGCGCTGCCCTTCGCGGACGCGTTGCCTGCATGGCGAGATCGTTACGGCGACTGA
- a CDS encoding DUF6867 family protein — protein sequence MQQLYVNEAWWQSVILTLILGGGGAWLAGRAIARTWRGIHVAVLATIPMAMAVRFVHFALFEEPLLSPMPWLAETGILLVVICLAFQHTRARQMVRQYYWLYESRGPLGWQLRQDAPQHTSSH from the coding sequence ATGCAGCAATTGTACGTCAACGAAGCCTGGTGGCAGTCGGTCATTCTCACCCTCATTCTCGGAGGCGGCGGCGCATGGCTCGCCGGACGCGCCATCGCGCGAACATGGCGCGGCATCCATGTCGCGGTGTTGGCGACGATCCCGATGGCGATGGCCGTGCGCTTCGTGCACTTCGCGCTGTTCGAAGAACCACTGTTATCGCCCATGCCCTGGCTGGCCGAAACCGGCATTCTGCTTGTCGTGATCTGCCTTGCCTTCCAGCATACCCGCGCCCGGCAGATGGTGCGGCAATATTACTGGCTCTACGAATCCCGCGGCCCGCTAGGCTGGCAGCTGCGACAAGATGCACCGCAACATACGTCGTCACATTAA
- the livM gene encoding high-affinity branched-chain amino acid ABC transporter permease LivM: MTDTTPPAPKPKRAPQTGAAFILKKSLLSAFVALVLFSLMIGIRTEAGPTGQLIYWTRFGDLAIMVVLVFAGSILTELFRQWLAARHHAPVLPESAKRGLSTLGRLVVPSLLVFAFLVPVIFYNQRYMLDLGILVLTYVMLGWGLNIVVGLAGLLDLGYVAFYAVGAYSYALLSTTFGLSFWICLPLAGILAAFWGMLLGFPVLRLRGDYLAIVTLAFGEIIRLVLLNWQHVTGGPNGISGIPRPTLFGIPVTPGPNGLAAHLGIPFSPTHRLVLLFYIILALALLTNWVAIRLRRLPIGRAWEALREDEIACRSLGINTTTTKLTAFATGAMFAGFAGAFFATRQGFISPESFSFQESALVLAIVVLGGMGSQLGVVLSALALIGGFELFRGFEQFRMLAFGGAMVLLMIWRPRGLIAHREPSLFLSTRTRVSSDLVKEGR, translated from the coding sequence GTGACGGACACGACGCCTCCCGCTCCAAAACCAAAACGCGCTCCGCAGACGGGCGCCGCCTTCATCCTGAAGAAGTCGCTGCTGAGCGCGTTCGTCGCGCTGGTGCTATTCTCGCTGATGATAGGCATCCGCACCGAGGCAGGGCCGACCGGCCAGTTGATCTACTGGACGCGGTTCGGCGACCTCGCGATCATGGTCGTCCTCGTCTTCGCGGGCAGCATCCTCACCGAACTGTTCCGGCAGTGGCTGGCAGCGAGACACCATGCGCCTGTTCTGCCGGAAAGCGCGAAACGCGGGCTGTCGACGCTCGGCCGCCTTGTCGTGCCCTCGCTGCTGGTGTTCGCGTTCCTCGTGCCGGTGATTTTCTATAACCAGCGCTACATGCTGGACCTCGGCATTCTGGTCCTGACCTATGTGATGCTCGGCTGGGGATTGAACATCGTGGTCGGCCTCGCAGGCCTGCTCGACCTCGGCTACGTCGCCTTCTACGCGGTCGGCGCTTATTCCTATGCACTCCTGTCCACGACCTTCGGCCTGTCGTTCTGGATCTGCCTGCCGCTTGCCGGAATCCTCGCCGCCTTCTGGGGCATGCTGCTCGGCTTCCCGGTGCTCCGGCTGCGCGGCGATTATCTCGCCATCGTCACACTCGCATTCGGCGAGATCATCCGTCTGGTACTGTTGAACTGGCAGCACGTCACCGGCGGCCCCAATGGCATTTCCGGCATTCCGCGCCCCACATTGTTCGGCATTCCGGTAACACCGGGCCCGAACGGCCTCGCCGCCCATCTCGGCATTCCGTTCTCACCGACACACCGTCTCGTGCTGCTGTTCTATATCATTCTCGCACTGGCACTTCTGACTAACTGGGTCGCGATCCGCCTGCGTCGCCTCCCGATCGGACGCGCATGGGAAGCCCTGCGCGAAGACGAGATCGCCTGCCGCTCGCTCGGCATCAACACCACAACGACCAAGCTCACCGCCTTTGCCACCGGCGCGATGTTCGCAGGATTCGCGGGCGCCTTCTTCGCGACGCGACAGGGCTTCATCAGCCCTGAATCGTTCTCGTTCCAGGAATCTGCGCTGGTGCTCGCCATCGTCGTGCTCGGCGGCATGGGCTCCCAGCTCGGCGTCGTACTCTCCGCGCTCGCCTTGATCGGCGGGTTCGAGTTATTCCGCGGCTTCGAGCAATTCCGCATGCTGGCGTTTGGCGGCGCGATGGTGCTGCTGATGATCTGGCGGCCGCGCGGCCTGATCGCCCATCGCGAGCCGTCTTTGTTTCTTTCGACGCGCACCAGAGTCTCCTCCGATCTCGTCAAGGAAGGCCGATGA
- a CDS encoding XdhC family protein encodes MKQDTLAQLNVERLARRPVVVITNIATGEQRLVKAADIEKDPLRAELDKHLRMGRSELIQVGDDNLFLNIYAPTARLIIVGAVHISQTLAPLAQSLGYDVCIVDPRTAFASPERFPDVRVIADWPETVLPPMNVDRYTAVAALTHDPKIDDFALLHALGRDCFYIGALGSRKTHGKRLDRLKAAGESDNALSRIRSPIGMDIGAVSPPEIAVSVMAQITAALRLPTSSINAPRVSVPA; translated from the coding sequence GTGAAGCAGGACACCCTCGCTCAACTCAATGTCGAACGGCTGGCGCGCCGTCCTGTCGTCGTGATTACCAATATCGCGACAGGAGAGCAGCGCCTCGTCAAGGCCGCCGATATCGAGAAGGATCCGTTGCGCGCCGAACTCGACAAGCATTTGCGCATGGGCCGGAGCGAACTGATCCAGGTCGGCGACGACAATCTGTTCCTGAACATCTATGCGCCGACGGCGCGTCTTATCATCGTGGGCGCGGTTCACATCAGTCAGACTCTCGCGCCGCTGGCGCAGTCGCTTGGCTACGATGTCTGTATCGTCGATCCGCGCACCGCGTTTGCCTCGCCCGAGCGTTTCCCCGACGTGCGTGTGATTGCGGACTGGCCGGAGACGGTGCTGCCGCCGATGAATGTCGATCGGTACACGGCGGTGGCGGCTCTGACGCACGATCCCAAGATCGACGATTTCGCGCTGTTGCATGCGCTCGGAAGAGATTGCTTCTATATCGGCGCGCTCGGCTCGCGTAAAACCCATGGCAAGCGCCTCGACCGCCTGAAGGCGGCTGGGGAAAGCGACAATGCGCTGTCGCGCATCCGCTCGCCGATCGGAATGGATATCGGCGCGGTGTCTCCGCCTGAGATTGCAGTGTCGGTCATGGCGCAGATCACCGCAGCCTTGCGTCTGCCGACATCCAGTATCAACGCCCCACGTGTGAGTGTTCCAGCATGA
- the pcaD gene encoding 3-oxoadipate enol-lactonase: MPMIEADGCMLNVSVDGRDGGPTLMLSNPLGTTLQIWEPQMAALTRFFRVIRYDRRGHGKSGTPPGPYSIEDFGRDALAILDDLNIARTHWCGLSIGGAVGQWIAANAPERIDQLVLANTTCHVPDPAPWEARIKTVTEKGVDAIADGVMAGWFTEEFREREPQTVNRIRTMLTSNPVAGYAASCGALIGLDLREALPRIKARTLVMAGRYDTSSPLQMAATIRAGIPGASLTILDAAHVSNVEAPYGFNEAVTGFLTQR, encoded by the coding sequence ATGCCGATGATCGAAGCCGACGGCTGCATGCTCAATGTTTCAGTGGATGGCCGCGACGGCGGCCCCACGCTGATGCTGTCCAATCCGCTCGGCACCACGCTGCAGATCTGGGAGCCGCAGATGGCCGCCCTGACCCGGTTCTTCCGGGTCATCCGCTATGACCGGCGCGGCCATGGCAAATCGGGCACGCCGCCCGGCCCCTACAGCATCGAAGATTTCGGCCGGGATGCGCTGGCGATCCTCGACGATCTGAACATCGCCCGCACGCATTGGTGCGGCCTCTCGATCGGCGGCGCGGTGGGACAATGGATCGCGGCAAATGCGCCGGAGCGGATCGATCAATTGGTGCTGGCCAACACCACCTGCCACGTTCCTGATCCGGCGCCGTGGGAGGCCCGCATCAAGACGGTGACGGAGAAGGGTGTCGATGCCATCGCCGATGGCGTCATGGCAGGATGGTTCACCGAGGAATTTCGCGAACGCGAGCCGCAGACGGTCAACCGCATCCGGACAATGCTAACCTCCAATCCGGTGGCCGGTTACGCTGCAAGCTGCGGCGCATTGATCGGTCTCGATTTGCGGGAAGCGCTGCCGCGTATCAAGGCACGCACGCTGGTCATGGCTGGGCGCTACGACACCTCATCGCCATTGCAGATGGCCGCCACAATCCGCGCCGGCATTCCCGGCGCGAGCCTCACGATCCTCGATGCCGCGCACGTGTCAAACGTCGAAGCGCCCTATGGCTTCAACGAAGCGGTGACAGGCTTTCTCACACAGCGTTAG
- a CDS encoding ABC transporter permease subunit: MDYFAQQLINGLVLGSIYGLIAIGYTMVYGIVGMINFAHGDIFMIGGFIALISFLVLVSLGITAVPVVLLLVVLVAMATTALYGWTVERIAYRPLRHSFRLAPMLSAIGMSFVLSNFSQVAQGARVKPVPPIVTGGYTLFEQDGFVVRLSNIQIIVVLTTVVLLAVFSWVVTRTRLGRDMRACEQDQTMAALLGVDVDRTISMTFVIGAALAAVAGMMYLLYYGVVDFYMGFVAGIKAFTAAVLGGIGSLPGAMLGGLAIGLIETLWSAYFSSEYKDVAAFSILIVVLIFLPTGLLGRPEVEKV, encoded by the coding sequence ATGGATTATTTCGCACAGCAGCTCATCAACGGACTGGTGCTCGGCTCGATCTACGGGCTGATCGCGATCGGCTACACGATGGTCTACGGCATCGTCGGCATGATCAATTTCGCCCATGGCGACATCTTCATGATCGGCGGCTTCATCGCCCTGATTTCCTTCCTCGTGCTGGTCTCGCTCGGCATCACCGCTGTGCCCGTCGTGCTGTTGCTCGTGGTTCTCGTGGCGATGGCAACCACCGCGCTTTACGGCTGGACGGTCGAGCGCATCGCCTACCGGCCGCTGCGCCATTCCTTCCGCCTCGCCCCGATGCTCTCGGCGATCGGCATGTCGTTCGTACTGTCGAACTTCTCGCAGGTCGCGCAGGGCGCCCGCGTGAAGCCAGTGCCGCCGATCGTGACCGGCGGCTACACGCTGTTTGAGCAGGACGGCTTCGTCGTGCGCCTGTCCAACATCCAGATCATCGTCGTCCTCACCACCGTGGTGCTGCTCGCGGTCTTCTCGTGGGTGGTGACTCGCACGCGGCTCGGCCGCGACATGCGCGCCTGCGAGCAGGACCAGACCATGGCGGCGCTGCTCGGCGTCGATGTCGATCGCACGATCTCGATGACCTTCGTGATCGGCGCGGCGCTCGCAGCCGTCGCGGGCATGATGTACCTGCTCTATTACGGCGTCGTCGATTTCTACATGGGCTTCGTCGCGGGCATCAAAGCCTTCACCGCCGCCGTTCTCGGGGGCATCGGCTCGCTGCCCGGTGCCATGCTCGGCGGGCTTGCCATCGGACTGATCGAAACGCTCTGGTCCGCCTATTTCTCATCCGAATATAAGGACGTCGCTGCCTTCTCGATTTTGATCGTCGTGCTCATCTTCCTGCCGACCGGCCTGCTCGGCCGTCCCGAAGTCGAAAAAGTCTGA
- a CDS encoding ABC transporter ATP-binding protein has translation MTSPLLAIRGLRAAYGNIEALKGIDLDVQRGEIVALIGANGAGKSTLMMTIFGRPRARSGEILFDGEDITHTPTHELARLRIAQSPEGRRIFPRMSVAENLQMGADAAEASESEHAADLERVLTLFPRLKERLTQRGGTLSGGEQQMLAIGRALMSRPRLLMLDEPSLGLAPLITRQIFDAIRALNQTDGLTVLLVEQNANHALKLAHRGYVMVNGLITMSGVANELLERPEIRTAYLEGGRH, from the coding sequence ATGACGTCGCCCCTGCTCGCGATCCGTGGCCTGCGCGCTGCCTACGGGAACATCGAAGCGCTGAAAGGCATCGACCTCGATGTTCAGCGCGGCGAGATCGTCGCACTGATCGGCGCGAACGGCGCGGGCAAATCCACCCTGATGATGACGATCTTCGGCCGCCCCCGCGCGCGCTCGGGCGAAATCCTGTTCGACGGCGAGGATATCACCCATACGCCGACGCACGAGCTCGCCCGCCTGCGCATTGCTCAATCGCCGGAAGGGCGGCGGATTTTTCCGCGCATGAGCGTCGCCGAAAACCTGCAGATGGGAGCCGACGCAGCAGAAGCCAGCGAAAGCGAGCACGCCGCCGATCTCGAGCGCGTCCTCACTCTGTTTCCGCGTCTCAAGGAACGCCTGACACAACGCGGCGGCACACTGTCGGGCGGCGAACAGCAGATGCTCGCAATCGGCCGTGCGTTAATGAGCCGTCCGCGATTGCTGATGCTGGACGAGCCTTCGCTCGGTCTTGCCCCACTCATCACGCGACAGATCTTCGACGCCATCCGCGCGCTGAACCAGACCGATGGTCTCACCGTGTTGCTCGTCGAGCAGAACGCAAACCATGCGCTGAAACTCGCCCATCGCGGCTACGTTATGGTCAACGGCCTCATCACTATGTCCGGCGTGGCGAACGAGCTGCTGGAGCGGCCGGAAATCCGCACGGCCTATCTCGAAGGCGGGCGGCACTGA
- a CDS encoding cytochrome c biogenesis CcdA family protein — translation MIQNISIPTALFAGLVSFLSPCVLPLVPAYLVYLTGATVEHVASEEKPATSRRAVLLCALLFVLGFSTVFVGLGASATVIGAALRRWSAELSIAAGVVIIVMGLHFLGLTRIGFLMREGRLPIPKPVGLWGAYVMGLAFAFGWTPCIGPVLAAILSIAASENTVQKGALLLAVYSAGLGIPFLLAAVLIERSSSALARLKRYLPTVERVMGGLMVLVGIAFLTGAVSNVGVWLLEAFPALQSIG, via the coding sequence ATGATTCAGAACATCTCTATTCCGACAGCCTTGTTCGCAGGCCTTGTCAGTTTCCTCTCGCCCTGTGTGCTGCCTCTGGTGCCGGCCTATCTCGTGTATCTGACGGGCGCGACTGTCGAACACGTTGCGAGCGAGGAAAAGCCTGCGACGTCGCGTCGCGCGGTGTTGCTGTGCGCGCTTCTGTTCGTGCTGGGCTTCTCCACGGTGTTCGTCGGGTTAGGCGCGAGCGCGACCGTGATCGGCGCGGCTCTGCGACGCTGGTCGGCCGAATTGTCGATCGCGGCCGGCGTCGTCATCATCGTGATGGGATTGCACTTCCTGGGGCTGACGCGCATCGGCTTCCTGATGCGCGAAGGACGATTGCCGATCCCCAAGCCGGTCGGGCTATGGGGCGCCTATGTGATGGGGCTTGCCTTCGCGTTCGGCTGGACGCCGTGCATCGGGCCGGTGCTGGCCGCGATCCTGTCGATCGCAGCGTCCGAGAATACCGTTCAGAAGGGTGCGTTGCTGCTTGCGGTGTATTCGGCAGGGCTCGGCATTCCGTTCCTGCTCGCGGCCGTCCTGATTGAGCGTTCGTCGTCGGCGCTCGCGCGGTTGAAGCGTTACCTTCCGACTGTCGAGCGCGTCATGGGCGGGTTGATGGTGCTTGTCGGCATCGCATTCCTTACCGGCGCGGTGTCCAATGTCGGTGTCTGGCTTTTAGAAGCTTTTCCGGCGCTGCAAAGCATCGGCTGA
- a CDS encoding XdhC family protein, with product MLERDEDLLRAAESWVGAGHGAALATVVQTWGSAPRPAGSNLVIKDDGVFLGSVSGGCVEGAVITEALDVIESGTPKLLEFGVADETAWKVGLSCGGTIRVFVEKIEAKDRS from the coding sequence ATGTTGGAGCGTGACGAGGATCTATTGCGGGCTGCGGAAAGTTGGGTCGGTGCCGGTCATGGCGCCGCGCTGGCGACGGTCGTGCAGACCTGGGGTTCGGCGCCGCGCCCGGCGGGTTCGAATCTCGTCATCAAGGATGACGGCGTGTTCCTCGGTTCGGTGTCGGGCGGCTGCGTCGAAGGCGCGGTGATTACCGAAGCGCTCGATGTGATAGAGAGTGGCACGCCGAAGCTGCTTGAATTCGGTGTCGCCGACGAGACGGCCTGGAAAGTCGGCCTGTCGTGCGGCGGGACCATCCGTGTGTTCGTCGAGAAGATCGAAGCGAAAGACCGATCGTGA
- a CDS encoding ABC transporter ATP-binding protein, with amino-acid sequence MSASGPILDVQHLSMRFGGIVAVNDLSFEAKRGDITALIGPNGAGKTTVFNCITGFYKPTTGMLRLTHEDGREFLLERLLDYRVSKVAKVARTFQNIRLFSGMTALENLMVAQHTSLMRASGMSVLGLIGAPSFRAAERQAVERARHWLERIGLIDRADDAAGNLPYGDQRRLEIARAMCAEPALLCLDEPAAGLNAREGEALSELLLSIRKDYGTSILLIEHDMSVVMEIADRIVVLDYGVKIAEGTPREIRDDPKVIAAYLGADEKTAIEVMEQDA; translated from the coding sequence ATGAGCGCGTCTGGCCCCATCCTCGATGTGCAGCATTTGTCGATGCGCTTCGGTGGCATCGTGGCCGTCAACGACCTGTCGTTCGAGGCAAAGCGCGGCGACATCACCGCGCTGATCGGTCCCAACGGTGCGGGTAAAACCACGGTATTCAATTGCATCACCGGGTTCTACAAGCCGACCACCGGCATGCTGCGCCTGACGCATGAAGACGGCCGCGAATTCCTGCTCGAGCGGCTTCTGGATTATCGCGTCTCCAAAGTCGCGAAAGTAGCGCGCACGTTCCAGAACATCCGCCTGTTCTCCGGCATGACCGCACTCGAAAATCTCATGGTCGCGCAACACACCAGCCTGATGCGCGCGTCCGGCATGAGCGTTCTCGGTCTCATTGGCGCGCCGTCCTTCCGCGCAGCCGAGCGGCAGGCTGTCGAGCGCGCGCGTCATTGGCTTGAGCGCATCGGTCTTATCGATCGCGCCGACGATGCGGCGGGTAATCTGCCTTATGGCGATCAGCGCAGGCTTGAGATCGCCCGCGCGATGTGCGCGGAGCCCGCGTTGCTCTGCCTCGATGAACCCGCCGCTGGACTGAATGCGCGCGAAGGCGAGGCGTTGAGCGAACTGCTGCTGTCGATCCGGAAGGATTATGGCACGTCGATCCTGCTGATCGAACACGACATGTCGGTGGTGATGGAAATTGCCGACCGCATTGTCGTACTGGATTACGGCGTCAAGATCGCCGAGGGCACGCCGCGCGAGATTCGCGACGACCCGAAGGTCATCGCCGCCTATCTCGGCGCGGATGAAAAGACCGCCATCGAAGTGATGGAGCAGGACGCATGA
- a CDS encoding branched-chain amino acid ABC transporter substrate-binding protein, giving the protein MTPIRLLAVTCAAALLGFSAQAMAQTIPVAVAGPMTGGESAFGRQLRNGAEQAVADINASGGVMGKKLALQVGDDACDPKQARSIAEKIANAGSVFVAGHYCSSSSIPASEVYADGNVLQISPGSTNPLLTERKLWNVFRVCGRDDQQGSAAAAYLLKHYAGKNIAILNDKTTYGKGLADETKKALNAGGIQEKMFESYNKGDKDFNSIVSRLKRENIDLVYVGGYHQEAGLILRQMRDQGLKTVMMAGDAMNDKEFASITGPLAAGTLFTFGPDPRNRPDAKAIVDKFKAKNIDPEGYTLYTYAAFQVWSQAAAKANTTDPQKVATSIKAGEWNTVIGPLSFDAKGDIKQTGYVVYKWDDKGNYAELPN; this is encoded by the coding sequence ATGACCCCTATCCGCTTGCTTGCCGTAACCTGCGCGGCAGCCCTGCTCGGCTTCTCCGCGCAGGCCATGGCACAAACCATTCCGGTTGCCGTCGCCGGTCCCATGACCGGCGGTGAATCCGCTTTCGGACGGCAGCTACGCAACGGCGCCGAACAGGCCGTGGCTGACATCAACGCATCCGGTGGCGTGATGGGCAAGAAGCTCGCGCTGCAAGTCGGCGACGATGCCTGCGATCCGAAGCAGGCCCGCTCGATCGCCGAGAAGATCGCCAATGCGGGCTCGGTTTTCGTCGCAGGACATTATTGCTCGTCCTCATCGATTCCTGCTTCGGAAGTTTACGCCGATGGCAATGTCCTCCAGATCAGCCCCGGTTCGACGAACCCGCTGCTGACCGAACGTAAATTGTGGAACGTGTTCCGCGTTTGCGGACGTGACGACCAGCAGGGCAGCGCTGCGGCGGCATATCTTCTGAAGCACTACGCCGGCAAGAACATCGCGATCCTCAACGACAAGACCACCTACGGCAAAGGTCTGGCGGATGAGACAAAGAAAGCGCTCAACGCAGGCGGCATCCAGGAGAAAATGTTCGAGTCCTACAACAAGGGTGACAAGGACTTTAATTCCATCGTCTCGCGCCTGAAGCGCGAAAACATCGATCTCGTCTATGTCGGCGGCTACCACCAGGAAGCCGGGTTGATCCTGCGCCAGATGCGCGATCAGGGTCTGAAGACCGTCATGATGGCGGGCGATGCCATGAACGACAAGGAATTCGCTTCCATCACCGGCCCGCTCGCGGCTGGCACGCTGTTCACCTTCGGCCCCGACCCGCGCAACCGGCCGGACGCAAAGGCCATCGTCGACAAGTTCAAGGCCAAGAACATCGATCCGGAAGGTTACACGCTCTACACCTACGCGGCTTTCCAGGTCTGGTCGCAGGCCGCAGCCAAGGCCAACACCACCGACCCGCAGAAGGTCGCAACTTCCATCAAGGCCGGTGAGTGGAATACGGTGATCGGTCCGCTGTCATTCGATGCCAAGGGCGATATCAAGCAGACCGGTTACGTCGTCTATAAGTGGGACGACAAGGGCAACTACGCCGAACTGCCGAACTGA